From a region of the Equus przewalskii isolate Varuska chromosome 2, EquPr2, whole genome shotgun sequence genome:
- the ID3 gene encoding DNA-binding protein inhibitor ID-3, whose protein sequence is MKALSPVRGCYEAVCCLSERSLAIARGRGKGPAAEEPLSLLDDMNHCYSRLRELVPGVPRGTQLSQVEILQRVIDYILDLQVVLAEPAPGPPDSPHLPIQTAELAPELVISNDKRSFCH, encoded by the exons ATGAAGGCGCTGAGCCCGGTGCGCGGCTGCTACGAGGCGGTGTGCTGCCTGTCGGAACGCAGCCTCGCCATCGCGCGGGGCCGCGGGAAGGGCCCGGCAGCAGAGGAACCGCTGAGCCTGCTGGACGACATGAACCACTGCTACTCACGTCTGAGGGAACTGGTACCCGGAGTCCCGCGAGGCACTCAGCTTAGCCAGGTGGAAATCCTGCAGCGCGTCATCGACTACATCCTCGACCTGCAGGTGGTCCTGGCGGAGCCCGCTCCTGGACCCCCAGACAGTCCGCATCTTCCTATCCAG acAGCCGAGCTCGCCCCAGAACTTGTGATCTCCAACGACAAGAGGAGTTTCTGCCACTGA